The Juglans regia cultivar Chandler chromosome 2, Walnut 2.0, whole genome shotgun sequence genome includes a window with the following:
- the LOC118347657 gene encoding thiosulfate/3-mercaptopyruvate sulfurtransferase 1, mitochondrial-like, which translates to MASAILTRTRLGHCLIHSSYSVTHKPRLLTSYFTNRSFHFQATPTLTAYKTPLRIPFVMASSMVGRRTNFSTRTLSANEPVVSADWLHANLKEPDLKVSAYFS; encoded by the exons ATGGCATCAGCTATTCTAACGAGGACTCGTTTAGGTCATTGCCTGATTCACTCATCCTACTCTGTCACTCACAAGCCCCGACTTTTGACTTCTTACTTCACC AATAGATCATTTCACTTTCAAGCTACTCCCACCCTTACAGCTTATAAAACGCCACTTCGGATTCCTTTCGTTATGGCTTCCTCAATGGTTGGCAGAAGAACTAATTTTTCAACTCGAACATTATCTGCAAATGAGCCTGTTGTTTCCGCTGATTGGCTCCATGCTAATCTCAAGGAGCCTGATCTCAAGGTATCTGCTTATTTTTCTTGA
- the LOC109019378 gene encoding ribonuclease H-like yields MDGSCRGNPSRCGGGGVIRDSNGRFVAVFVAFLGQGTNNLVELRALLAGLKLCRELGFMNIEIECDSQVVVDWVTARKARSGNVEEETVEQDIAREGEPDV; encoded by the exons ATGGATGGGAGTTGTAGGGGAAATCCTAGCCGATGTGGGGGAGGGGGTGTAATTCGGGATTCTAATGGAAGATTTGTTGCTGTGTTTGTTGCATTTTTGGGGCAGGGCACGAACAATCTAGTTGAGTTGAGAGCCCTTCTTGCTGGTTTGAAGTTGTGTAGGGAGTTGGGGTTCATGAATATTGAAATTGAGTGTGATTCACAGGTGGTGGTGGATTGGGTTACGGCTAGGAAAGCTCGGTCTG gaAATGTCGAAGAAGAAACTGTGGAGCAAGACATTGCTAGGGAAGGGGAGCCGGACGTCTAG